The stretch of DNA ACCGCATCCTTGTAGTTGTTTGTAAATCCATGATGTGCTGTAAAAATATATTCAGCATTTTCGAAGTTGGTTAGTTTGCTAATAGACTTTAAAGCAGTTTTAGTATCCATATTAAAAAACTTATTAAATCCGCCTATTTTTCCATCATTTAGACTTAAAGCATCACCTGTAAATAGATATTTATCGTTTATTAGATAGCACATTGAACCGGGTGTATGACCAGGGACAAGAATACCTTTAATCTTTAGATTTAACAGATTTATTACCTGATTGTCATCTAAAACGTTGTACGGTCTATCCAACTTGCTATTCTTGAAGAATAAAAACCTAGATTTTTTTCCAGTAACCATTTGTTCTTCCTGCTTTGATATGTAGATTGATGCTTTTGGGAATAAACTTATTGCTTTAACATGATCGTTATCGGTATGTGTAAGTAGGATTGCTACTACATCATCTGGGGAAATTTTAAGTTTGATAAGACCTTCCTTTATACCTTCAATGGTGTTTCCGCCATCAATTGCAACGTATCCATTGCCACTTCTAATTAAATATATATTTACAAATGAATCCTTAATAGCATATATGCTATCAGTAATTTGACCTGTTTCAGTAGGCGACATCTTTTTAACCTCTGAAGATGCTTTAATTCCGTACCATACAAAAAGGATAACAATTAAAGCGATTACAATACCTATAACCCAAAGGGTTCTTTTTATTATTTTTTTCATCCGAATAAAATTTACGTTAAGTATATAATTGGTTGTCTGGCTACATTCTTTAGAGTAATAACTATTTACAATGATGGAACACCCATATTTTGTTTATCCGCATTTGTGTTAACAGTTTAACATGGGTGTTTCATAGAAGTAGATTATTTACATTTTTACAACTTTATAACAAAGTTAATAAAATAAAAAGCACAGTGCATAAAACCGTGTTTTGTGAAATTAAAACTTTCTTTGTTGAAATGTAATTCACGCAAGTATTTGATTACGCTAGATTTGGATGTATCTGTTTTTATTTAAAATAAATTTAGCCATATCACTAGCCCAAGCCAGTTGACTCTTCCATATTTTAGAGTGCTGTAGGGGAGTTGACCAGAATAGTATTCAAGCCAAATCCTAACCAGCGATTCAGATTTTCGGTTAAAGCTAACACCCAAGGCTGTTCTTAAATCTGGGTTAAATTCATTTTCGGCAAATATTTTAATGCTGATTGAGGTAAATAGGTTAACGGGTTTTGATTTTCCAAAATCCCAAAGACCACCCCCTTGAACCGATAAACGCTCCCTGAAAACATATTTTGTATAAACCTCACCAATTCCTGCATACCAGTAACCATTCGATATTAATCTCAAATATGTTAAATCCGCCTGCTCGTAATTATCTGATTTGTCGTTTGGTATGGTATCATTGTGGCGTAACATATAATCATCGCCAAGATGCGATGAAACATGGAATAACCTAAATCGTAAAACATGTTTATTTTTCTGAACACTAATATCACCGCTAAGCTTATAATCATTGTTGAGCAACCCTGCAAGGTAGGAACCATTATCCTTTTTTATAAGATCGAACTGGGTAAAAGTAGCAGCACCAAAATTCAACTCCCATAATATTGATTTTCCATGTTTTACAACAACTGGCTTAGTAAAGCCAAAATTCACCAGAGAGTATAAACTTTCACTATTTCCTTTTCGCGATAATATGTATGAACCACCACTAATTTGACACTCCAACGGATCGAGGAATACAGAAGGGAATACCCTATTCCTCGGGAAAAATATTAGAGTTGAGTCCTTGATCGAATTAGCATTTGATGTTGGAATAATACTCAAGCACAGAAAAACAAATAGGAAAATTCGTTTCATGCTGTTCAATGCTATTTCCTTTTTATATAAAAATATTCGAGAGTATAAAGGAGTGCTATAAATAGTAATGGAATAGAGAGGATTAGAAAACTGGTTGCATTATTATACGTTTTAAAATAAAACGTTATGGCAATGAATAGCAGAGTAAACAGGAAAGAACCCCAAAATGATTTCTTCCAAGTAATTATGGCAATAATAAGAATAGATATCGAAGGAATAGTATGGATAGTGAATCCAATCATTTTTTTCCCAAATGGTGCTGGCATACTAAAAACATCGAAAGCAAACACACTAAGGAAAATGGCAATTGAAATTGCAATTAAACGGGGTAACCAGAAGAGTACTGTTTTCATTATTCTAATATTTTCGGGAAAGGTAATATTATCTTAAATTCATGTCAAATCAGAGGTATAATTTTTCAGGCTTAAGGTATATTTTTCATACAATTGTGAACTAAGCGTTGAAAACAATCATTGCACAGATTAATGGGGCTGTCTGAAAAGTCAAAATTAGATCTCGCAAAGCTCACAAAGAAAAAACGCAAAGATCGCAAAGTGTTGAAATAATGAATATTATACTTTGCGATCTTTGCGAAAACTTGGCGTTCTTTGCGTGAAAAAATTCTTTTTAGATAACCTCTGAAGGAAAAGGGGTGTTGGACTTTAGCCCAATATCAATATTCGCATATAACACCAGCAATATTTTTCAAATTATTTTTTGAATTACAAACCGATAACTTTGGCTGTGGAACGTGCAGTACAATTATTAGCAATTATCGCATTTTGCGATATCAAAATAAAAAAACCATTTCATCCTCAACAAAAACTATACTTCCCTTATTGGAAATGCTATTCCTAATGTTCAATAAATTGGCATTCTTCCAGTTAGGATTGGTATGTATTAAACCAACCTTCTCAATCCGAAACCTGCTTTGCAAATCAACAATATCTTGAAGGGATGTATGATCCATACTATTTACATTTACCATCGACCAGCAATCATGAAGAAGCAGTTTGACATTTTTTGCTGCCTGAAATGTTCCCTCATTTAATGCCGTATCCGTTGCATAATGAACATAGTTTCCAACCGTAATTCCATACGATTTTCCTGTATGAATTTGCTCCGTGATATTTATTTTGATATTTCCAATAAAGAATCCATTTAAATCATAATCAGCAAAATTAACTCTCTTCCCAATGCTCTCAACAGAAATAAAATACGGGGGCGATAAGAATGTTGTAATAATATCTTTACACGCCCTATTTACTAAATTATTTCCTGGGCCATAAACATTAATAATCTTCTCCTTTGCCCAATTACCAATATAGCATAGACCAATAATATGATCGAGATGATAGTGACTATAGATAATATGAATCTCCTCATACTTATTTAATAGCTCTACATATCCCCCTAACCTTGATATTCCAGTACCTGTATCAAGAATTATTAGCGATTCACCTGTATCAATCAAAAAGCAAGAGGTTTCCTTTGCCGATGTAGGGATCCATCCACCACTTCCTAATGCAATAATTTTCATAAGTCTTTAGCTAATTTTTGATTTACCTTTCACAAAAAGGTCGATTTTCTCTCCCACTATGAAACTTAACGCACTCAGCGCAATTTGTCTTTCTTGGGCATTTTAAGTTTGTACATAGGCAATCTTTTTGACCATCTATCAAATTCATTATCCCCTTGTTTATTGAATCATCAATAACTTTGGTTTTTTCCATTGTTTGGTGTTTAGTAAAGTAATGGATGTCGCTAAGCTAGGAATTAATTCTATATGAGTATCCGTTTAGATTACTATTTCGATAAACAAACCTAACGGTCATTCCGGGCGAAGTCCCGGAATCTGGGTGTAAAAAGGGGATTCCTGCATTCGCAGGAATGACAGCAAAGCGGATACACATTTAATTCAATATCTGCAAATCATGCCCTATGGCCACTTAACGGCTATTGTAGGTCAATTATTTATCTTGATTGGAAATCACAATATTCTCACTCTTTATCAATATTCTGTCTTTATCATAAAGAAGTTTTTGATAGTACTTATTGTCAATTAATATCTCCTCGGCAACAACCTTCAATTCATCCTTATGATTTAAAATAGATTCGCAATACTTGATAAATGTTTTATTGTCGTTTATTTTCACAATTTTGAGTATTACAACTTTATCTTGGGATGATATTCTAAAGTATTTAATCACTTCTTTTTTAGCACCACTTTTATAATACTTGATTTTATGTTTAGAGATAATTTTCCCAGAATCAAGTGTTGAAATTATCTTTTCTTTCCTATTGGATAAATAGTTTTTATAACTCATTTTATAAACATTTAACTCTTTATCCTCTATTTTTTTAACCTTCACAAAAAAGTCTTTAATCGAATCACTGCCTTGTGAGTATGAAGTAAGAACTATCAAATTAATGAATAAGAGAAACAGGTAAAATTTGTGTTTTTTCATAATAATTATAGTTATTGGTTATTACTTAAAATTAGTAAAAAAATTAAAATAAATATGATTGATAAAATTAATATCCAATTACCACTTCCAGCCTTTTTGAGTTTTTTCATTTTTATTGTCTCTTCATCTGTTGATGAAACAATTTTTTCAACCTTCCTTTTTGAATGTTTTAAAAAAAAGTAATTTCCAAAATAACCTAAAATTGTTCCATAAACTAATAACCAAAGAACTCTTAGTGATATTTCAATGTCTGGTGAATCTCCAAGTCTATTTACTAGGAATTCCTCAATTTTTGATTCTACAAATGCAACTCCTATAATAATCAATGAGAGAATATAAAGTCGTCGATATAAAACCCAAAATATTCCAAAGAAAAAGGCTCCGATATTAAATGAGAATCTCTTTCCATTTTCAAGATCAATAAGTTTTGGTATAAAGTAGCCCTTTCTTTTCCCAAAATAAATTTCGAAATATTCAATCTTCACATCTCCAATATTTTCGTTTTTCGCTTCTTCAATTTCCATATTATTGGTCATTGGTTCAGGTGATGTTTGTCAAGAGTTAAATATGGTGCATTTTGTCCCATATCATTTTTATATGTCCCAAAAATAAAGTTTTTGGGACATATAAGAAGTTATATGAGATTTTTTAATGGATTGAGGTTAACGGTTGGCGGTATTAAACGTTGGAGATTTCGAAACTACGTTCCTATCAACCGTTACAGACTTTGATGCGAACTGAAACGCATGATGTGCCACTAAACCCCTATGGTGTATGATTACTTGTTGGGCGTTGTGTTTCCTTGCCTGATGAAGAATTTAATGTGTCAATTAAGGTTTCTCTCATTAGAAGAATTTCTGTTTTTATATCCTTTACAGATAACTCTAAGACCTTAAGATTTTGATTTATTTCATTAACTTGATCTTGATTTATATTTGCGTCAAAAATGAATGGTGCAATAAAAGAAAACAAAAGAGCTCCTAATGCTAGATAAAATGAAAATCTAGAAATTCTTGTTTGTTTTTTAGATTCAGTTAGTTCCTCCTCATGATACATCTGTTCGTAAGTTTTAAAGTTATTTTCTAGTATTTTTTTCAATTCAGATCTAACATAAAAGTAACTAATTTTATATCTCATGATAAGATCAAATATGTTTGTAGGAATTGGTTGGATAAAGAAGTCAGTAACTTTACTATCAAGTATTTCTTGTGTAATGTTTTTAGAAACGAAATTGCCTTTTTGGGGTAAATCATAATTTGAATGTACAAATATTAGATTGTTTTTTTCTAAGTAATCTATTGTTGAGATACATTCGAAGAATTCAGTTAATGCATTTTTATCTGTTTTGGAATATAAAAGTGATATTATTTTGGCATCTTCTTTAATCTCAATACCTCTGTCAACGAGTACAGTATTTGAAATGAAATCAAGGACATTTGATTTTAATAAGTCAGTCTTAACTAGATTTTCTATTAATCTTTGTTCGTATTCACTAAAATTTTTCATAGTTATCAGATTTATGTTTTTATATCTTGACATAACGCCAATTTGTTTATATATAAAACTTTTCCGTTCATATCCCTCCATTTTCATGGGGATATATACAATTCTTACCATTAACTACATCAAAGTTAACATTTTCTACAAATCGTTAAGCAATAAAAAATTTGAGTTAGAAAATAATCTATCACAATAGAGTTAATCCATTTTATTACATATACTTAAGGCAAAAAACCTCCTTAGTAGGTAGCCCTTTATCAAAATTCTTATTATAACTAATTTGAAAATTACTATTTTGTCAGTTTGTTTAGGTCCGATTTCAAATACACTTAGAGCATGAACCTACTTGGTGCTTTTACTTTCTTTTGTGCCGTGGTTTTCTTCGGGTTATTCCCTTTCCCGCTGCTGTACCTTTTTTCATACGTAGTCCGTTTTTTTCTTTATGGAGTTTTTGGTTATAGGAAGGCAGTGGTTGTTGAGAATCTTAAGGGATCGTTTCCCCGTTATAGCCATAAGGAGATAAAACGGTTAACAAATCTTTTTTACAAAAACCTTGTAGATATTATCCTTGAGGGGTTTAGAGCCTTTACCATGTCGCGTAGGCAGATACTTAAACGGCATCGCATTACAAACCCCGAATTACTTGAGGAATTCTATAAAAAGGGGCAAAGCGTTATTGTTGTTGCTGGTCATTACTGCAATTGGGAGTGGGGAAGCCTGTCGGCTAGGCTGCAAACGGAATTCAATGTTGTTGCCTTCTATAAGCCATTAAATAATGGGTATGTGGATAGGTTTGTTCGCTGGAGTCGCTCCCGTTTTGGGACAACCCTTGCACCCATAAAGGATACCTCGTTAACCTTTGAACAATGCAAGGGTATAAGAACTATCTATCTAATGGCTGGTGACCAAGGAATGCCTAAAGAGTTTATGGATAGGGCATACTGGGTGCAATTCCTTAATAGGGAAACTGCCTTTCTGCATGGAATGGAGAAACATGCTCGTTTAAATAATCTCCCAGTACTTTATGCCGATATTCAAAGGTTAAAGCGGGGCTACTATGTCATAGAGTTTACAGTGCTAACCTTAAACCCACTTGAACTTGAGGAAGGTGTTCTTACTGAGATGTATGCTCGAAAATTGGAATCAATAATAATTAAAAAGCCTGAGAACTGGCTTTGGTCGCATCGCAGATGGAAGCATAGCCGTGATTAAACTGGAAGAATCTATTTTTCAACTCAAAATGCCCATTTAAGTTTCCCCTCTTTTTTAAGGAGGGATTGGGAAGGTCACTATTTTAATTCCGTAATGAAACGAGCCTTCGGTGTGCGCACTTTTTTCAGATTTACCAACCAATCATTTTCAGTATCTCTATAACCCAGTGGAAGCAATGTGACACTTCGCAATCCTTTCTCTTTTAGATTTAAAAGTTCATCAAGAGCAGCATTATCAAAACCTTCCATAGGCGTAGCATCAACTTTTAGCTCAGCAGCAGCCGCTAAGGCAATACCGAAGCCAATATATACTTGACGTGCAGCGTGTGCAAAATTTTGTTCAGCTGAACGAGAACCAAATCTACTTATTAATCTGTTTTTATAATCATCCATTGAGTCTGCGGGTACTCCGCGTTCGGCAACAGTGCGAGAAAAAACTTCGTTAATACGCTCGGGAGTATAATTATCCCATGCTGCAAAAATGAGCAAATGCGAGCAATCGGTAATTTGGGTTTGATCAAAAGCAATAGGTTTAATCTTAACCTTAAGGTTGGCATTGGTCACCACAATGATTTCAAACGGCTGCAAACCCGATGATGTGGGTGCTAGGTGTGCCGCTTCTAAGATAGTATTTACCTTATCTTGCGGAACGGCTTGCCCGTTCATCTTTTTTGTGGCATAACGCCAGTTTAGTGCATTTATTAATTCCATATCTATTAACTGTTAAAACGAAAATCAATTTGTATTAGACAAACACCTTAACTATAATTTAGTTTTTGCAAATCAAACAATAAATTTACAAACTCTTAAAATCCTACTAAGAGGGTTTACAAATTATTTTAAGGAATCCACTTTTGAAATCAAATATTTTATTGAACCACCCGGTTTAATGTTCATTTACGAACACATTTGTTCGTGAACGAACAGAATTAAATTGCAGAAAATAAAAAAGGCTACCCTCTACGTAGCCTTTTATTCCTAATAATGAGATTCGATTTTTATGTATTTTGCTGCAAATTATTAACCCATATTGTATAAAACTTGTTCTTTTAGTAGAAAACAACTATAATTGCATCAAATACTTTTAAAAATTAACCCCAACCAAACCTCTATTTATAAAATCCTTCTTCATTCGCGTGAGGGAGGATTTTTATTTTATAATCAATATACATGCCAAACTTTATTTACAAATTTATTTAGCGGTAAAAAATTTTATTGATTAGTTGATTTGTTTTGTTAAGTAGAAGATTTTAATAATTTTGTTTCCTTCAAATGTTTAGTAAACTTCATTACATCTAATCAGATTGAGCAATTTTAATGAGAGTACGGTTGTAGAAACCCCTTTAATGAAGCAGTACTTTAGTATCAAGCGGAAACACCCTGATGCTATACTACTCTTTAGGGTGGGCGATTTTTACGAAACATTTGGTGATGATGCCATTAAAGCATCTGAAATTCTTGGAATTACACTTACCCGTAGGGCAAATGGTGCTGCCGCTTACGTAGAACTAGCGGGCTTTCCTCATCATGCGCTCGATACCTATCTACCAAAGCTAGTTAGAGCAGGGCAACGGGTTGCAATTTGCGATCAGCTTGAAGATCCTAAATTAACAAAAACCATTGTAAAACGTGGAGTTACAGAATTAGTAACGCCAGGCGTATCTTTCAATGAAAATGTACTTGAACGAAAAGAAAATAACTTTCTAGCCTGCGTCCACCTTGATAAAAAAACCGCAGGTATTGCATTTCTTGATATTTCAACCGGAGAATTTCTTGTAGCAGAAGGAACAATAGATTATATCGATAAACTATTAGGTAGCTTTAACCCCAAAGAGGTACTAGTTGAAAGATCAAAACATCAGGATTTTCTGGAGTTATTTGGTTCAAAATACTACACCTTTAAGTTGGAGGAATGGGCTTATAATGCCGATGGAGCAAATGATAAGCTGCTTAACCATTTTCAAACCGCATCGCTAAAAGGGTTTGGGGTTGATAGCATGAAGTTAGGAGTTACCTCGGCAGGAGCAATTCTTTACTATTTAGATATCACACAGCACAACCAGATAAACCACATATCATCTATTTCGAGAATTGATGAGGATAAATATGTTTGGCTCGATAGGTTTACCGTTCGCAACCTTGAACTTTTCTCATCGGTAAATGAAGGTGCAAAAACTTTAATTGAGGTAATAGATAAAACAATCTCCCCAATGGGAGGAAGGCTTCTTAAACGTTGGATAGCCTTCCCTTTAAAGGATATCTCCGCTATTAATGAAAGGCAAGGGGTTGTAGAATATTTTATAAAAAATCAGGAGATAAATGATTTATTGATTGAAAAGGTAAGGGATATTGGTGATTTGGAGCGAATTATATCGAAAGCTGCAGTAGGTCGAATTACACCCAGGGAGATGGTTCAGCTTAAAACATCTTTGACCACACTTATTTCAATTAAAGATCTTTGTGAAAATTCGAGTGAACCTACTTTACAGAGGATTGGCGAACAGATTAATCTTTGTTCAAGAATTAGGGAGCGTATTAGTAAAGAGATTGTTAGCGATCCACCTGCACTAATAGCAAAAGGCGGTGTAATTGCCAATGGTTTTAACTCCGAGTTGGATGAACTACGAAACATCCAGCATTCAGGAAAAGATTATCTAATAAACCTTCAGCAGCGAGAATCGGAAAGAACAGGGATCACTTCGCTAAAGGTTAATTTTAATAATGTTTTTG from Bacteroidales bacterium encodes:
- a CDS encoding MBL fold metallo-hydrolase yields the protein MKKIIKRTLWVIGIVIALIVILFVWYGIKASSEVKKMSPTETGQITDSIYAIKDSFVNIYLIRSGNGYVAIDGGNTIEGIKEGLIKLKISPDDVVAILLTHTDNDHVKAISLFPKASIYISKQEEQMVTGKKSRFLFFKNSKLDRPYNVLDDNQVINLLNLKIKGILVPGHTPGSMCYLINDKYLFTGDALSLNDGKIGGFNKFFNMDTKTALKSISKLTNFENAEYIFTAHHGFTNNYKDAVKDWEK
- a CDS encoding DUF1207 domain-containing protein: MKRIFLFVFLCLSIIPTSNANSIKDSTLIFFPRNRVFPSVFLDPLECQISGGSYILSRKGNSESLYSLVNFGFTKPVVVKHGKSILWELNFGAATFTQFDLIKKDNGSYLAGLLNNDYKLSGDISVQKNKHVLRFRLFHVSSHLGDDYMLRHNDTIPNDKSDNYEQADLTYLRLISNGYWYAGIGEVYTKYVFRERLSVQGGGLWDFGKSKPVNLFTSISIKIFAENEFNPDLRTALGVSFNRKSESLVRIWLEYYSGQLPYSTLKYGRVNWLGLVIWLNLF
- a CDS encoding MBL fold metallo-hydrolase — protein: MKIIALGSGGWIPTSAKETSCFLIDTGESLIILDTGTGISRLGGYVELLNKYEEIHIIYSHYHLDHIIGLCYIGNWAKEKIINVYGPGNNLVNRACKDIITTFLSPPYFISVESIGKRVNFADYDLNGFFIGNIKINITEQIHTGKSYGITVGNYVHYATDTALNEGTFQAAKNVKLLLHDCWSMVNVNSMDHTSLQDIVDLQSRFRIEKVGLIHTNPNWKNANLLNIRNSISNKGSIVFVEDEMVFLF
- a CDS encoding DUF2628 domain-containing protein, with amino-acid sequence MEIEEAKNENIGDVKIEYFEIYFGKRKGYFIPKLIDLENGKRFSFNIGAFFFGIFWVLYRRLYILSLIIIGVAFVESKIEEFLVNRLGDSPDIEISLRVLWLLVYGTILGYFGNYFFLKHSKRKVEKIVSSTDEETIKMKKLKKAGSGNWILILSIIFILIFLLILSNNQ
- a CDS encoding lauroyl acyltransferase gives rise to the protein MNLLGAFTFFCAVVFFGLFPFPLLYLFSYVVRFFLYGVFGYRKAVVVENLKGSFPRYSHKEIKRLTNLFYKNLVDIILEGFRAFTMSRRQILKRHRITNPELLEEFYKKGQSVIVVAGHYCNWEWGSLSARLQTEFNVVAFYKPLNNGYVDRFVRWSRSRFGTTLAPIKDTSLTFEQCKGIRTIYLMAGDQGMPKEFMDRAYWVQFLNRETAFLHGMEKHARLNNLPVLYADIQRLKRGYYVIEFTVLTLNPLELEEGVLTEMYARKLESIIIKKPENWLWSHRRWKHSRD
- a CDS encoding NAD(P)H-dependent oxidoreductase; translated protein: MELINALNWRYATKKMNGQAVPQDKVNTILEAAHLAPTSSGLQPFEIIVVTNANLKVKIKPIAFDQTQITDCSHLLIFAAWDNYTPERINEVFSRTVAERGVPADSMDDYKNRLISRFGSRSAEQNFAHAARQVYIGFGIALAAAAELKVDATPMEGFDNAALDELLNLKEKGLRSVTLLPLGYRDTENDWLVNLKKVRTPKARFITELK
- the mutS gene encoding DNA mismatch repair protein MutS; this translates as MKQYFSIKRKHPDAILLFRVGDFYETFGDDAIKASEILGITLTRRANGAAAYVELAGFPHHALDTYLPKLVRAGQRVAICDQLEDPKLTKTIVKRGVTELVTPGVSFNENVLERKENNFLACVHLDKKTAGIAFLDISTGEFLVAEGTIDYIDKLLGSFNPKEVLVERSKHQDFLELFGSKYYTFKLEEWAYNADGANDKLLNHFQTASLKGFGVDSMKLGVTSAGAILYYLDITQHNQINHISSISRIDEDKYVWLDRFTVRNLELFSSVNEGAKTLIEVIDKTISPMGGRLLKRWIAFPLKDISAINERQGVVEYFIKNQEINDLLIEKVRDIGDLERIISKAAVGRITPREMVQLKTSLTTLISIKDLCENSSEPTLQRIGEQINLCSRIRERISKEIVSDPPALIAKGGVIANGFNSELDELRNIQHSGKDYLINLQQRESERTGITSLKVNFNNVFGYFIEVRNTHKDKVPADWIRKQTLVSAERYITEELKEYEVKILGAEEKILQIEIKLFQELVHSLSEYVASIQLNASLVAQIDCLLSFTMCAKAYSYSKPFLDQTNVVDIKAGRHPVIERMLPAGEEYVANDVYIDDREQQIIIITGPNMAGKSALLRQTALIVLLAQIGSFVPAQSASIGVVDKIFTRVGASDNISLGESTFMVEMQEAASILNNLSGKSLILLDEIGRGTSTYDGISIAWAMVEYIHEHPQAKAKTLFATHYHELNEMEATFPRVKNYNVTIKELENKVIFLRKLVRGGSEHSFGIHVARMAGMPPSVVKRANEILAEMEKSQQGQSLHKPVDELGKHREGYQLSFFQLEDPVLKQIRDQIKLLDINNLTPVEALNRLNEIKRISGL